A part of Streptomyces sp. NBC_00557 genomic DNA contains:
- a CDS encoding DUF3046 domain-containing protein translates to MRLTVFWQRMAEHFGPGYADTFARDHVMSELGGRTVHQALEAGWDAKDVWRVVCAVMDVPGERR, encoded by the coding sequence ATGCGGTTGACGGTCTTCTGGCAGCGGATGGCGGAGCACTTCGGTCCGGGGTACGCCGACACCTTCGCACGTGATCACGTCATGTCGGAGCTGGGCGGGCGCACGGTGCACCAGGCGCTGGAGGCCGGCTGGGACGCGAAGGACGTGTGGCGCGTGGTCTGCGCGGTCATGGACGTGCCGGGCGAGCGGCGCTGA
- the recX gene encoding recombination regulator RecX, with translation MTRRTDWAEYEYATPGAPRGRGTGGGSDSAPGGDGGHRDDGHGEHDPDHGSRRYRDDGGFHPGDPGGEPYGDGSPGRSHGGTGPRGGRARGRRRRGFGDAPGEDEGAPSSSRAERGESSGDPAERARAICLRLLTGTPRTRKQLADALRKREIPEDVAEEVLSRFEEVGLIDDGAFADAWVESRHYGRGLARRALAQELRTKGVDSALIDEAVSQLDSEQEEATARELVARKLRATRGLDRDKRLRRLAGMLARKGYPEGMALRVVRRALEEEGEDTEFLEGDF, from the coding sequence GTGACACGACGAACCGACTGGGCCGAGTACGAGTACGCCACCCCCGGTGCCCCACGGGGGAGGGGCACCGGGGGTGGCTCGGACTCCGCACCCGGCGGTGACGGCGGACACCGGGACGACGGTCACGGCGAGCACGACCCGGACCACGGCAGCCGGCGGTACAGGGACGACGGCGGCTTCCACCCGGGTGACCCGGGCGGCGAGCCGTACGGGGACGGCTCGCCCGGCCGGTCCCACGGCGGCACGGGTCCGCGGGGCGGCCGGGCCCGCGGCCGGAGACGGCGCGGGTTCGGAGATGCGCCCGGTGAGGACGAAGGCGCCCCTTCCTCGTCGAGGGCCGAGCGGGGGGAGTCTTCAGGGGACCCGGCTGAGCGGGCACGGGCGATCTGCCTGCGCCTGCTCACCGGGACCCCGCGCACCCGCAAGCAACTCGCGGACGCCCTGCGCAAGCGGGAGATTCCCGAGGACGTCGCCGAGGAGGTGCTGTCGCGGTTCGAGGAGGTCGGGCTGATCGACGACGGCGCGTTCGCGGACGCCTGGGTGGAGTCACGGCACTACGGCCGGGGGCTCGCACGCCGGGCGCTCGCCCAGGAGCTGCGCACCAAGGGGGTCGACTCGGCGCTGATCGACGAGGCCGTCTCCCAGCTCGACTCCGAGCAGGAGGAAGCGACGGCCCGCGAACTCGTGGCCCGCAAACTGCGTGCCACCCGTGGCCTCGACCGCGACAAGCGGCTCCGCCGCCTCGCCGGCATGCTCGCCCGCAAGGGCTACCCCGAGGGCATGGCCCTCCGCGTCGTCCGCCGGGCACTGGAGGAAGAGGGCGAGGACACCGAGTTCCTCGAAGGGGACTTCTGA
- the recA gene encoding recombinase RecA — protein sequence MAGTDREKALDAALAQIERQFGKGAVMRMGERSKEPIEVIPTGSTALDVALGVGGLPRGRVVEVYGPESSGKTTLTLHAVANAQKAGGTVAFVDAEHALDPEYAQKLGVDIDQLILSQPDNGEQALEIVDMLVRSGALDLIVIDSVAALVPRAEIEGEMGDSHVGLQARLMSQALRKITGALNQSKTTAIFINQLREKVGVMFGSPETTTGGRALKFYASVRLDIRRIETLKDGTEAVGNRTRVKVVKNKVAPPFKQAEFDILYGQGISREGGLIDMGVEHGFVRKAGAWYTYEGDQLGQGKENARNFLKDNPDLANEIEKKIKEKLGVGVRPEEPAAEPGADAAVTAAAAGDAKTVPAPAAAKATKPKAAAAKS from the coding sequence ATGGCAGGAACCGACCGCGAGAAGGCGCTCGACGCCGCGCTCGCACAGATTGAACGGCAATTCGGCAAGGGCGCGGTCATGCGCATGGGCGAGCGGTCGAAGGAGCCCATCGAGGTCATCCCGACCGGGTCGACCGCACTCGACGTCGCCCTCGGCGTCGGTGGCCTGCCGCGCGGCCGTGTCGTCGAGGTGTACGGCCCGGAGTCCTCCGGTAAGACCACGCTGACCCTGCACGCCGTGGCCAACGCCCAGAAGGCGGGCGGCACCGTCGCCTTCGTGGACGCCGAGCACGCCCTCGACCCCGAGTACGCCCAGAAGCTGGGCGTCGACATCGACCAGCTGATCCTCTCCCAGCCGGACAACGGCGAGCAGGCCCTGGAGATCGTGGACATGCTGGTCCGCTCCGGCGCCCTCGACCTGATCGTCATCGACTCCGTCGCCGCGCTCGTGCCGCGCGCGGAGATCGAGGGCGAGATGGGCGACAGCCACGTCGGTCTCCAGGCCCGTCTGATGAGCCAGGCCCTGCGGAAGATCACCGGTGCGCTCAACCAGTCCAAGACCACCGCGATCTTCATCAACCAGCTGCGTGAGAAGGTCGGAGTGATGTTCGGCTCGCCGGAGACCACCACCGGCGGCCGCGCGCTGAAGTTCTACGCCTCGGTGCGCCTGGACATCCGCCGCATCGAGACCCTGAAGGACGGCACGGAGGCGGTCGGCAACCGCACCCGCGTCAAGGTCGTCAAGAACAAGGTCGCCCCGCCCTTCAAGCAGGCCGAGTTCGACATCCTCTACGGCCAGGGCATCAGCCGCGAGGGCGGCCTGATCGACATGGGCGTGGAGCACGGCTTCGTCCGCAAGGCCGGCGCCTGGTACACGTACGAGGGCGACCAGCTCGGCCAGGGCAAGGAGAACGCGCGCAACTTCCTCAAGGACAACCCCGACCTGGCCAACGAGATCGAGAAGAAGATCAAGGAGAAGCTGGGCGTCGGCGTCCGGCCGGAGGAGCCCGCCGCCGAGCCGGGCGCGGACGCGGCGGTCACCGCCGCGGCCGCCGGCGACGCCAAGACGGTGCCCGCCCCGGCAGCCGCCAAGGCCACCAAGCCCAAGGCCGCCGCGGCCAAGAGCTGA
- a CDS encoding AI-2E family transporter, which translates to MPRWLPRAMVLALALIAAFQLGSWAFHQLTGLLINVLIAFFLALAVEPAVSRMSARGMRRGLATFLVFLGLAIAAAGFVALLGSMLAGQIIKMVEGFPAYLDSLINWINETFHTQLRRVDVQEGLLHSDWLRKYAQNSAAGVLDVSAQVLGGLFQMLTVGLFSFYFAADGPRLRRALCSVLPPARQAEVLRAWEIAVDKTGGYLYSRGLMALISGVAHYILLQALGVPYAPVLGVWVGLVSQFIPTIGTYLAGALPMLIAFTVDPWYAVWVLVFVVVYQQFENYMLQPKLTAKTVDIHPAVAFGSVIAGTALLGAVGALIAIPAVATLQAFLGAYVKRYAVTDDPRVHGHRGRGTGGPGLLARIRRPRAGQPEPEES; encoded by the coding sequence ATGCCGCGCTGGCTGCCGCGCGCCATGGTGCTCGCGCTCGCGCTGATCGCCGCGTTCCAGCTCGGCAGCTGGGCCTTCCACCAGCTGACCGGACTGTTGATCAACGTGTTGATCGCGTTCTTCCTGGCCCTCGCGGTGGAACCCGCGGTGAGCCGGATGTCCGCCCGCGGCATGCGCAGGGGACTCGCCACCTTCCTCGTCTTCCTCGGACTCGCGATCGCCGCCGCCGGATTCGTCGCCCTGCTCGGTTCGATGCTGGCCGGCCAGATCATCAAGATGGTCGAGGGCTTCCCGGCCTACCTCGACTCGCTCATCAACTGGATCAACGAGACCTTCCACACGCAACTGCGGCGCGTGGACGTCCAGGAGGGGCTGCTCCACTCCGACTGGCTGCGCAAGTACGCGCAGAACAGCGCCGCCGGTGTCCTCGACGTCTCCGCACAGGTGCTCGGCGGGCTCTTCCAGATGCTGACGGTGGGACTGTTCTCGTTCTACTTCGCCGCCGACGGCCCCCGGCTGCGCCGGGCCCTGTGCTCCGTCCTGCCGCCCGCGCGTCAGGCCGAGGTGCTGCGCGCCTGGGAGATCGCCGTCGACAAGACGGGCGGCTATCTGTACTCGCGTGGCCTGATGGCGCTCATCTCCGGCGTCGCCCACTACATCCTGCTCCAGGCCCTGGGCGTGCCGTACGCGCCCGTGCTGGGCGTCTGGGTGGGCCTGGTCTCGCAGTTCATCCCGACCATCGGCACCTACCTCGCGGGCGCGCTGCCGATGCTGATCGCGTTCACCGTCGACCCCTGGTACGCGGTGTGGGTGCTGGTCTTCGTCGTGGTCTACCAGCAGTTCGAGAACTACATGCTGCAGCCCAAGCTGACCGCCAAGACCGTCGACATCCATCCCGCCGTCGCCTTCGGCTCGGTCATCGCGGGCACCGCGCTGCTGGGCGCCGTCGGCGCGCTGATCGCCATTCCGGCGGTGGCCACGCTCCAGGCGTTCCTCGGCGCGTATGTGAAGCGGTACGCCGTCACGGACGACCCGCGCGTGCACGGGCACCGTGGCCGGGGTACCGGCGGTCCCGGGCTGCTGGCCCGGATACGCCGGCCGCGAGCCGGGCAGCCCGAGCCGGAGGAGTCGTAG